From uncultured Pseudodesulfovibrio sp.:
ATGAAGTGCGGGATACTCCAACCAAGATTGCCGGATTCCTCGTTCATGTGCCACATAAGCGTACGCATAAGGGTGCGTGTCTTTTCCATGGACGCTTCCGCTAAACGAGAAACAGCACGACCAAATGCGGGGACCGTGTGCCAACGAACAGCCTCTTCTCGATCAAGCCGCAAATTCAACAATGGCGGCATCAAGTCTCCGGGGGGAAACGCATCCAACTCCACCAATCGTTCCTGCCAATTATCATCTATGAGTATTTCACGAACTGCCTTCTTCGTGCTGCGAAACTTTGACATATCAACTCCTACAAAGAATAAGGGGACCGCCAAACTGACGGTCCCCCTAGTATAATCATCTTTTCGATGTAGGCAATAGGAATAATTCCTATTTATTATTTTCTTCCACTTCCTTCTTGAAATCTTCGGGCACTTCAAAGCCGGATTCTTCCGCCTTGGCGATACACTTGGCAGCATCTGCCCAGTGGCCAAAGTGAGCGTCTACAATAGCTTTGTTGTTCCAAGCCGGACCAAAGTGAGACTGCTTTTCAAGAATTTTCTTGAGCAGCTTGTCAGCCTCCTCATAATCACTCATGGCAATAAACAAAGAAGACATGGTGGCTTGAGCCTGAGCAAATTCAGGGTCATACTTGAGAGCCTTTTTCAAAGCTTTGTGAGCCTTGTCATAGTCTCCCTGCTGCATGAGAATAAAACCGATGTTCCCCCAAGGCACGGCAAAGAACGGACGTTGCTGAGTCGCCTGAATATTGTAGTTCAAGCAGGACTCCATATCGTCACGCTGCAAGGCGATACCGCCGAGCTGCACATACCCTTCTGCCATACGCGGAGAATGAGCGACGGCATCGAGAAATTCACGTTCAGCCTCCATAAAATCCCGGCGAGACAAATATGCCACGCCCAAATTGTAATGGGTATTACCGCAGGAGGGGTTTGCTTCCAACTTAGCCTTGAGATCCGCAATGTACTCGTCAAGATTGTCGAATTTTTCCATGGCGTTGTATCCTTCTTATGGCTCGATGCCGTGTTTTTTACAATGCTCTGCATACCAGAGACAAAAATCATAAATAGGACGAACTTTTTCAAAGTTCATGACCATCATGACATTAAATTCATTGACCTGATCAATGTACTCCTGATTGCTGTGCTTCCCTGATTCACGAATAAAAATCTGGGAAAGTTGAGCCGAAGTATATCCGGTCTTATCCTGACGGATATCAATGGGATCAAATGGAGCTGCAAACGGGTCCCAATTCTCATAGCCCATGCGATCAACGAATTTGCGACGCCTTTTCGACATCTTTTCGTACATGAACTTCTTGCGAGCCTCGATATCCTGATCGGACATCTCCTCGTAGTTGACTGTCTTGGTCATTATTTTTTCCCACCGCCGAGAACAATGGACTCGCCACAGGTCTCACACGCAGATTTGGACTGAGTGCATGTTGAACATGCTTCAGATTTAGACGCATCGGGGGCAACAACTTCTTCTGGAGCAGCCTTGGGTGCCTTCTGTTCCAGTTCATCGACCCGCTCTTTGGGGATGGTCAGATTCACACGTTCACCCACACCCAAATAGTGTTCATCGTACTCTGTCACCAAAGCCATGGACAACGGCAACAGCATTTCGCTCAATTCCTTGAACCGGCTCCCTATGCCTTCCTGCAAGTCCTTGCCAATAGCGAGCAATTTATCGAGGACGATATCCATATTGACTGTCGGGTATTTTTCGCCCCCCTTGAAACCGGTCTTGTTACAGGTATGGGCCACACCTCCAATGGAAGTGGGCACACCATACAACCGACAGGTTATGGGACGGTTCTCGTAGATGGAACACAAATCGTTGTCATCCAGCATGGGGCAACGCACACGGGCCTTGGCAACTTCCAACAAAATATCATTGGTGGGCTGCCCAGCCTGGCTTGCCTTATAGACTTTACGCTTGAGCTTATGAATCTGGCGGTCGGCCTGGTCGGCACGGGTCATGATGACAGACCGTTCCAAGCCGGAAAATTTTTCATTGAACTTGGCATTGATGTACATGGCTTCAACCAAAGTGACATCAAACAGGGCGTAACAACAGTCACTACACCCCTTACCACATTTAACCAGATCACCCATTTCATTTTCAAACTTCTTGAAAACGGCATCGACCTCGGCCACAACGGCTTCGTACTTTTCAAAATACTCGGTAAAATCAAGCGCCATTACTAAATGCTCCTCGTCAAATCTGCACAAATCGTTACAGGACCGTGGTGGTGTTGTGTCCAGTTAATTAAGTCGTGAATTGAAGCCGTCAACCGTACCGAGGGAAGAAAAATGGAACGGTGAGCCCCGAAGATAAAAAAAGACGCCCGGAGGCGGTAGGACGGCATGGTTTGCCAATGTTAAAAAAATGGAAGGGAGTAGCAGCATAAACTGCCACTCCCTAAACCATATTCAGAACAATAAAGACTAGTTCTCTTCGATAGTGATAGCGTCGGATTCGCAAACCTCAACGCAGGACTCACAACCGAGACATTCGTCTTCGTTAACTGCAACGGCTTTGCCGTCCTGAAGTTCGTAAACTTCAACGGGGCAAACGTCTACGCATTCGCCGTCGCCGGTGCACTTGTCAGTGTCGATAGTAATAGTGTAGCCCATTTTTTCCTCCAGAAAATAATTTGGGACGCCCGCATTGCGGGCCTGTTCTTGTGTGTCGGCAGCCATACAAGACGGATATCGGCACACTCATTCGTATTTAATCCGGTCAAAAAAGCCGGACACGAATTGCTGATATAACCAAGGCCGTCCTGTGTCAAGACATGAAACAGCTTTTCAAAGTATGGGACAAATCCTCGGGGCAGTTCAATTAGGTTGTTATACACATCATA
This genomic window contains:
- a CDS encoding tetratricopeptide repeat protein, producing the protein MEKFDNLDEYIADLKAKLEANPSCGNTHYNLGVAYLSRRDFMEAEREFLDAVAHSPRMAEGYVQLGGIALQRDDMESCLNYNIQATQQRPFFAVPWGNIGFILMQQGDYDKAHKALKKALKYDPEFAQAQATMSSLFIAMSDYEEADKLLKKILEKQSHFGPAWNNKAIVDAHFGHWADAAKCIAKAEESGFEVPEDFKKEVEENNK
- a CDS encoding YkgJ family cysteine cluster protein — its product is MALDFTEYFEKYEAVVAEVDAVFKKFENEMGDLVKCGKGCSDCCYALFDVTLVEAMYINAKFNEKFSGLERSVIMTRADQADRQIHKLKRKVYKASQAGQPTNDILLEVAKARVRCPMLDDNDLCSIYENRPITCRLYGVPTSIGGVAHTCNKTGFKGGEKYPTVNMDIVLDKLLAIGKDLQEGIGSRFKELSEMLLPLSMALVTEYDEHYLGVGERVNLTIPKERVDELEQKAPKAAPEEVVAPDASKSEACSTCTQSKSACETCGESIVLGGGKK
- a CDS encoding ferredoxin yields the protein MGYTITIDTDKCTGDGECVDVCPVEVYELQDGKAVAVNEDECLGCESCVEVCESDAITIEEN